From Synoicihabitans lomoniglobus, the proteins below share one genomic window:
- a CDS encoding sulfatase-like hydrolase/transferase translates to MPLSFLRALGVAAVVAVASSMPAQSSSSPRPNILWITSEDHGPHMGCYGDEFATTPHVDALAAKGLTYRMAWSNAPVCAPARTTIISGLYPPSTGSEHMRSLLPYPNGQHMYPDLLQAAGYYTSNNSKEDYNLAAPASGKGWSDSSPQAHWRNRTAGQPFFAVFNATRSHESGIRRRPHTPIHDPAAVKVPSYHPDTPEVRRDWAQYYDVVSQADAIAGEHLQALAEAGLTEDTLVFYYGDHGSGMPRSKRWPGNSGQQVPMVVYVPEKFQALRPEDYVPGGMSDRLVGFIDLAPTVLSLAGVKPPASMQGTAFLGKYIGPAADYLYGFRGRMDERNDLVRSITDGRYVYLRNYLPYLPAGQYIDYQMKTPTTAVWRAMFDADELNATQAAFWLPRAPEELYDLRNDPDEVNNLADSPAHQAIKARLRAAQQAHAREILDVGFLPEGELFTRAPGESPYDFARQPGVYPFARVFAMAELASLPAPESLSALRAGLHDEDSAVRYWAALGLRMQEAAGLPALRMALDDPSPFVRIVAADALVNFGHGEDRERGMALLLAHGDPRRHDGFVSAAALAVIDGLSAVPAPVKSAIADYAFESGQWPDGRYRNVLEGVLDHLHGVVGK, encoded by the coding sequence ATGCCCCTTTCGTTCCTCCGGGCTTTGGGCGTCGCAGCCGTCGTCGCGGTTGCTTCGTCCATGCCGGCCCAATCATCGTCTTCTCCTCGTCCCAACATCCTCTGGATCACCAGTGAGGATCATGGTCCTCACATGGGCTGCTACGGCGATGAGTTCGCCACCACGCCCCATGTCGACGCGCTCGCGGCCAAGGGCCTGACCTATCGCATGGCGTGGTCCAACGCGCCGGTATGCGCGCCGGCCCGCACCACCATCATTTCCGGCCTTTACCCGCCGTCCACCGGCTCGGAGCACATGCGCAGTCTGCTGCCGTATCCAAACGGTCAGCACATGTATCCCGATCTGCTTCAGGCCGCCGGTTACTACACGAGCAACAACAGCAAGGAGGACTACAATCTGGCCGCGCCCGCCTCGGGCAAGGGCTGGAGTGATTCCTCGCCGCAGGCCCACTGGCGCAATCGGACCGCGGGTCAGCCGTTTTTTGCCGTCTTCAATGCCACGCGCTCCCACGAGAGCGGTATCCGGCGGCGGCCCCACACGCCCATTCATGACCCGGCGGCGGTGAAGGTGCCGTCCTACCATCCCGACACCCCCGAGGTGCGGCGTGATTGGGCCCAATATTACGACGTGGTCAGCCAAGCCGATGCCATTGCGGGCGAGCATCTGCAGGCGCTGGCCGAGGCCGGACTCACCGAGGATACCCTCGTATTCTACTACGGCGATCATGGATCGGGCATGCCGCGCAGCAAACGCTGGCCGGGTAATTCCGGACAACAGGTGCCGATGGTCGTCTACGTGCCGGAGAAGTTCCAAGCTCTCCGACCCGAGGACTACGTGCCCGGCGGCATGTCGGACCGACTTGTCGGCTTCATCGATCTCGCGCCCACCGTGCTCAGTCTCGCCGGGGTCAAACCACCCGCGTCGATGCAAGGCACCGCGTTTCTCGGTAAATACATCGGTCCCGCGGCGGATTATTTGTATGGTTTCCGCGGCCGGATGGATGAACGCAACGACCTCGTGCGCTCCATCACCGACGGACGTTACGTTTACCTGCGCAACTACCTGCCTTATCTCCCCGCCGGGCAGTATATCGACTACCAGATGAAGACTCCGACCACCGCGGTGTGGCGGGCCATGTTTGACGCCGATGAACTCAACGCCACGCAAGCCGCCTTCTGGCTGCCGCGCGCGCCCGAAGAGCTCTATGATTTGCGGAACGATCCCGACGAGGTGAACAACCTCGCCGATTCGCCGGCCCATCAGGCCATCAAGGCCCGGTTGCGCGCGGCCCAACAGGCTCACGCCCGCGAGATCCTCGACGTGGGCTTCTTGCCGGAGGGGGAACTCTTCACTCGCGCCCCCGGCGAATCGCCTTACGACTTTGCCCGTCAACCCGGCGTCTATCCCTTTGCCCGCGTGTTCGCCATGGCCGAGTTGGCGTCCTTGCCCGCTCCGGAGTCGCTCTCGGCGCTGCGCGCGGGGTTGCACGATGAAGACAGCGCGGTGCGCTATTGGGCCGCCCTCGGACTACGCATGCAGGAGGCGGCGGGTTTGCCGGCGCTGCGCATGGCGTTGGACGACCCGTCTCCGTTCGTGCGTATCGTGGCGGCCGACGCGCTCGTGAACTTTGGCCATGGCGAGGATCGGGAGCGGGGCATGGCGTTGCTCCTCGCCCACGGCGATCCCCGACGCCACGACGGCTTTGTCTCCGCCGCCGCCCTCGCCGTGATCGACGGTTTGTCCGCGGTGCCGGCGCCCGTGAAATCAGCCATTGCGGACTATGCGTTTGAGTCCGGGCAATGGCCCGACGGTCGCTACCGCAATGTGCTCGAAGGGGTGCTCGATCACCTGCACGGCGTGGTGGGCAAGTAG
- a CDS encoding GDSL-type esterase/lipase family protein, translating to MMLNISRFSRLSVWLCGWLAAGALHAASDPVLVTVQPERRFQTIEGFGTSITGWIARHHDYFRDPAFADYAVNELGLSIFRLQLKGDVMPEAVADWREISHENFNWTHADGRGGVNVGWARLITAANPEVRVIGAVWSPPGWMKVSGKVDGTAAGYLFDPDRDFDHDNRLRADRYEHFAKWIVEYARYMEAQGTPFYALSLQNELVFTEPYGSTMYDPTEYARLVRVTGEMFARERVRQPLFFGPEDMTLATYADEDRHRPYVDALMAPAVAPYFDAFATHGYSDGVNADTRLNMVAYERLVAHFGRPYWITEGASGGHEWPDVMEGGLASRLHVALARANVSLFTGWQLTGDGRHPTHAFMLDRQPTKKTYAAMQFWRHIRPGATRVGMVDPSADDLLVSSYVHDRRGELVSILINTGEAPREVLLNWGRSAHPTTWQAWQTTAQLDHALVDVEPVQQMVRLQLPARSITTAVADWDPEWVEPRRKPRWNREIKQIVEREAAHPVPENGILFVGSSSIRLWESLAQDFPNHPVYNRGFGGSQVSDLIGFFDEVIAAGNPRQIIIYSGTNDVNAGESPESVMADFDALCGMIRAALPDTQIALIGAAPNPHRWPVQADYVRFNAMARHYCEREGHTYVDVWTPMLGEDGLPSRDLYRDDQLHMNAAGYAIWREIMAPLLK from the coding sequence ATGATGTTGAATATTTCTCGATTCTCTCGCCTTTCGGTCTGGTTGTGCGGCTGGCTGGCCGCGGGGGCGCTCCATGCCGCGTCCGATCCCGTGCTGGTCACGGTTCAGCCCGAACGCCGTTTCCAGACCATCGAGGGATTCGGCACCTCCATCACGGGTTGGATCGCCCGCCATCATGATTACTTTCGTGATCCCGCGTTCGCCGACTATGCCGTCAATGAGCTCGGACTGAGCATCTTTCGCCTGCAGCTCAAGGGCGATGTGATGCCCGAGGCAGTGGCCGATTGGCGGGAGATTTCCCACGAGAATTTCAATTGGACGCACGCCGATGGACGCGGCGGGGTGAACGTTGGCTGGGCCCGCTTGATCACCGCGGCCAATCCGGAGGTCCGGGTCATCGGGGCGGTCTGGAGTCCCCCGGGGTGGATGAAAGTGAGCGGCAAGGTCGACGGCACCGCCGCCGGCTACCTGTTCGATCCCGATCGCGACTTCGATCATGACAACCGGCTGCGTGCCGATCGCTACGAACACTTTGCCAAATGGATCGTGGAGTATGCCCGTTACATGGAGGCGCAAGGCACTCCGTTCTACGCGCTCAGTCTGCAGAACGAGCTCGTGTTCACCGAGCCCTACGGCTCGACCATGTATGATCCCACTGAATACGCGCGATTGGTGCGGGTGACCGGCGAGATGTTTGCGCGGGAACGGGTGCGCCAGCCGTTGTTTTTCGGGCCGGAGGACATGACGCTCGCGACCTACGCCGACGAGGACCGGCATCGTCCCTATGTGGATGCGTTGATGGCCCCGGCGGTGGCCCCCTATTTCGATGCGTTTGCCACTCACGGCTACAGCGATGGCGTGAATGCCGATACCCGCCTCAACATGGTCGCCTACGAGCGCTTGGTCGCGCATTTTGGTCGACCTTATTGGATTACCGAAGGTGCGTCGGGCGGTCACGAGTGGCCGGATGTGATGGAGGGCGGCCTCGCCTCGCGCCTGCACGTCGCTCTCGCCCGGGCCAACGTGAGCCTGTTCACCGGCTGGCAACTTACAGGAGACGGTCGGCATCCCACGCACGCGTTCATGCTTGATCGACAGCCGACCAAGAAGACCTACGCGGCAATGCAGTTTTGGCGGCATATTCGCCCGGGAGCCACCCGGGTGGGCATGGTCGATCCGTCCGCTGATGATTTGTTGGTCAGTTCCTACGTCCACGATCGGCGGGGCGAATTGGTGAGCATTCTGATCAATACCGGCGAAGCGCCACGCGAGGTGCTGTTGAATTGGGGCCGGTCCGCGCATCCCACCACTTGGCAGGCTTGGCAAACCACGGCGCAGTTGGATCACGCGCTGGTCGACGTCGAACCCGTGCAACAAATGGTGCGCCTGCAACTTCCGGCCCGTTCCATCACGACCGCAGTGGCCGACTGGGATCCGGAGTGGGTCGAGCCGCGCCGCAAGCCCCGGTGGAATCGTGAAATCAAACAAATCGTAGAACGCGAGGCGGCCCATCCCGTGCCGGAGAATGGCATCCTCTTCGTCGGCAGTTCCAGTATCCGCCTGTGGGAATCATTGGCGCAGGATTTTCCGAACCATCCGGTCTACAATCGAGGTTTCGGGGGGTCTCAGGTCTCGGACCTCATTGGGTTTTTCGACGAAGTGATCGCGGCCGGCAATCCGCGTCAGATCATCATCTACTCGGGCACCAACGACGTGAATGCCGGTGAATCGCCGGAAAGCGTGATGGCCGATTTCGACGCGTTGTGCGGCATGATCAGGGCGGCCTTGCCCGACACCCAGATCGCACTCATCGGTGCCGCGCCCAATCCCCATCGCTGGCCGGTCCAGGCCGACTACGTGCGCTTCAACGCCATGGCCCGGCACTATTGCGAACGCGAGGGACACACCTACGTCGACGTGTGGACGCCCATGCTCGGCGAAGACGGGCTGCCCTCCCGTGATCTCTACCGCGATGATCAGCTCCACATGAATGCCGCCGGCTACGCCATCTGGCGCGAGATCATGGCCCCGCTGTTAAAATGA
- a CDS encoding DUF4886 domain-containing protein, protein MLHLPCFRHLRAFLVCSFSCLLIATTAKAETEIRLLTIGNSFAENVTEFLPQLAAAHGVKLTISRANLGGTGLNRHTRHLKIAQTDPSDPEGRPYRNRSLPDQPKRSLIEILEPDTWDYITIQQFSGDSYKPESYEPYAGELIAAIRQYAPSAEILVLQTWAYRTDHPWFLDPAQQRQHAAGETLLTQAVMYASIVDAYDQIATRYGLRQLPVGDAFHLARQLPEWSYTFPDPHFDYDHPIKGQRPDQPGSLIAGWYWGTNRETGADEFRLDAKHANTAGRYLGAHVLLEVMSDRAGNAPLWWPESLTAAQAASLQRVAHAAVTARETP, encoded by the coding sequence ATGTTGCATCTTCCCTGCTTCCGCCACCTCAGAGCTTTTCTGGTTTGTTCGTTCTCCTGCCTCCTCATTGCGACTACGGCAAAAGCCGAAACCGAGATCAGACTCCTCACCATCGGCAACAGTTTCGCGGAAAACGTGACGGAGTTTCTACCTCAACTCGCGGCTGCCCATGGGGTGAAACTCACGATCAGCCGAGCCAATCTGGGTGGCACCGGACTCAACCGCCACACCCGGCATCTCAAGATTGCGCAAACCGATCCTTCCGATCCCGAGGGGCGCCCGTATCGGAACCGCAGTCTGCCTGATCAACCCAAGCGCAGTCTGATTGAAATCCTCGAACCCGACACGTGGGACTACATCACGATCCAGCAGTTCAGCGGCGACAGTTACAAACCCGAGTCCTACGAACCTTACGCAGGTGAACTCATCGCAGCCATCCGCCAGTATGCGCCGTCGGCCGAAATCCTGGTGCTGCAAACGTGGGCCTACCGCACCGATCATCCGTGGTTTCTGGACCCCGCGCAACAGCGCCAACACGCGGCCGGAGAAACCCTCCTCACACAGGCCGTCATGTATGCCAGCATCGTCGACGCCTACGATCAAATCGCGACGCGCTACGGTCTGCGCCAACTACCCGTCGGCGATGCGTTTCACCTCGCCCGCCAACTGCCGGAGTGGAGTTACACCTTTCCCGATCCCCACTTCGACTATGATCACCCCATCAAGGGCCAACGCCCCGATCAGCCAGGAAGTTTGATCGCAGGTTGGTATTGGGGCACCAATCGCGAGACCGGCGCCGACGAATTTCGACTCGACGCCAAACACGCCAATACCGCCGGGCGCTACCTGGGGGCCCACGTTCTGCTCGAGGTCATGAGCGATCGCGCGGGGAACGCCCCCCTCTGGTGGCCTGAATCGTTGACCGCCGCGCAAGCGGCCTCGCTCCAACGGGTCGCCCATGCCGCGGTCACGGCGCGTGAGACCCCTTGA